In Gavia stellata isolate bGavSte3 chromosome 28, bGavSte3.hap2, whole genome shotgun sequence, a single genomic region encodes these proteins:
- the TNS4 gene encoding tensin-4 has translation MSQVIQNHVLRVGQTVCVSSQEESKSLHPAGYPGCSALPMKYAYYSTDGWADASAMVHTSARLLPSGGLYGAHPVFEHMAAHAQGKGQQDTSLERPAAPYQPKEGDTGTDPEAHLVSPTLDISIESLNQLILEIDPTFQPLTCKPVKDAVQPASQSDTAAAKKQDPEAIDIKYIEMTPGRATCPELLQGSPSPSGTPFSRSPQGNSFLPQKGGLRGNYSTSGSVVFSSPPGPVSPRSATPSCAVSPTCSKASECIAVPQQCAAGQTDSISYGPGALGTSPGFDNLLKPVHAVRAQQRSSRVSLLSTSPGSDTSYILGSSTHSLHHDDSDAHPTACRSADCPSPASSLGSPCPPSPSLRSHSGEAFGLSPHQPRTACSAKASTSPSQKGQASSCPPSILNSAADIPVLLVNGCLEQGDASSRLARAPPASVKQTPPPSCSPALRLGGLNNALSAPVLSCVSDSPLRAGQPTMKFVMDTSKFWFKPSITRDQAIQLLKDKEPGTFVVRDSTSYRGSFGLAMKVPVSPSGSQTGDESSDLVRHFLIESSAKGVHLKGASEELYFGSLSAFVYQHAITPLALPCKLSIPTRDLADGEDGPDCAPESALSLLKKTAVCNVLYLSSVNMETLTGAPAVQKAVSSTFELETLPTPTLVHFRVTEQGVTLTDIQRKVFFRRHYPLAAIRFCGMDPENRKWQKYCKSSRIFGFVAKSQTDSENLCHLFAEYDTVQPASLVIDLLCKLLPGP, from the exons ATGTCACAGGTCATACAAAACCACGTGTTGCGTGTTGGACAGACCGTGTGTGTTTCCTCACAGGAGGAAAGCAAGAGCTTGCACCCGGCGGGGTACCCGGGCTGCTCCGCGCTGCCGATGAAGTACGCCTACTACTCAACCGACGGCTGGGCTGACGCGTCCGCGATGGTGCACACCAGCGCACGCCTGCTTCCCAGCGGAGGGCTGTACGGAGCCCACCCCGTGTTTGAGCACATGGCTGCTCACGcgcaggggaaggggcagcaggatACCTCTTTGGAGAGACCTGCTGCTCCGTATCAGCCAAAGGAGGGGGACACCGGCACAGATCCTGAGGCTCACCTGGTGTCTCCTACCTTGGACATATCAATAGAGAGTCTCAACCAACTGATCCTAGAAATCGATCCGACCTTTCAGCCGCTCACATGCAAGCCGGTGAAGGATGCGGTCCAACCTGCTTCTCAGAGTGACACTGCTGCCGCCAAGAAACAAGATCCAGAGGCAATAG aCATTAAATACATAGAGATGACGCCAGGCAGAGCCACGTGTCCCgagctgctgcagggctctCCCAGCCCTTCGGGCACGCCGTTCTCGAGGTCCCCCCAGGGCAACAGCTTCCTGCCCCAAAAAGGGGGACTCAGAGGCAACTACAGCACCAGCGGCAGCGTGGTTTTCTCGAGCCCACCCGGACCCGTGAGCCCCCGCTCAGCCACCCCAAGCTGCGCTGTCTCCCCGACGTGCAGCAAAGCTTCCGAGTGCATCGCCGTCCCTCAGCAGTGCGCGGCTGGCCAGACGGACAGCATCTCCTACGGCCCCGGGGCTCTCGGCACCTCCCCGGGCTTCGACAACTTGCTGAAGCCTGTGCACGCGGTGAGGGcccagcagaggagcagccggGTCTCCCTGCTCTCCACGAGCCCTGGCTCCGACACCAGTTACATCCTTGGAAG CAGCACCCACTCGCTCCACCATGACGACTCGGATGCTCACCCCACTGCCTGCCGCTCCGCTGACTGCCCAtcccctgccagctccctgggcagcccctgcccgcctTCCCCGAGCCTCAGGTCTCACTCTGGAGAAGCTTTTGGCCTGAGTCCCCACCAGCCCAGGACAGCCTGCTCTGCCAAAGCCAGCACCTCCCCATCCCAGAAGGGACAGGCCAGCAGCTGCCCGCCCTCCATCCTCAACTCCGCAGCCGacatcccagtgctgctggtgaACGGGTGCCTGGAACAAGGAGATGCGTCTTCCAGGCTGGCCAGAGCCCCCCCAGCCTCTGTCAAGCAGACCccccctcccagctgcagcccggCCTTGAGGCTCGGTGGCCTGAACAACGCGCTGTCGGCACCAGTGCTCTCCTGCGTCTCGGACA GTCCCCTCAGGGCTGGGCAGCCGACCATGAAGTTTGTGATGGACACATCGAAATTCTGGTTCAAGCCGAGCATAACCAGGGACCAAG CAATCcagctgctgaaggacaaggagCCAGGCACGTTCGTTGTGCGGGACAGCACGTCGTATCGGGGGTCTTTCGGACTGGCGATGAAGGTTCCCGTCTCTCCATCCGGCAGCCAGACAG GCGATGAGAGCAGTGACCTCGTCCGGCACTTCCTCATCGAGTCGTCAGCCAAAGGTGTGCACTTGAAAGGAGCCAGCGAGGAGCTGTATTTCG GGAGCCTCTCTGCCTTCGTGTATCAGCACGCCATCACCCCGCTGGCACTGCCCTGCAAGCTGAGCATCCCCACCCGAG ATCTTGCCGATGGAGAAGATGGCCCTGACTGCGCTCCTGAATCCGCACTATCCCTGCTGAAGAAAACTGCTG TGTGCAACGTCTTGTACCTCAGCTCAGTGAACATGGAGACACTCACAGGAGCCCCGGCCGTCCAGAAAGCCGTCTCCTCCACCTTCGAGCTGGAGACGCTGCCCACACCCACCCTCGTGCACTTCAGAGTGACGGAGCAGGGAGTCACGCTGACGGACATCCAGAGGAA GGTGTTTTTCAGGCGACACTACCCCTTGGCTGCCATCAGGTTTTGCGGGATGGAtcctgaaaacagaaa GTGGCAGAAGTACTGCAAGTCCTCGAG GATCTTTGGGTTCGTGGCCAAAAGCCAGACAGATTCGGAGAACCTCTGTCACCTGTTTGCAGAGTACGACACTGTGCAGCCAGCGTCGCTTGTCATTGACCTTCTCTGCAAGCTCCTGCCAGGCCCATAG